In Brassica rapa cultivar Chiifu-401-42 chromosome A06, CAAS_Brap_v3.01, whole genome shotgun sequence, a single window of DNA contains:
- the LOC103871383 gene encoding zinc finger protein ZOP1 — translation MTEYWVSQGKKWCEFCKIWTQNNATSIRNHELGKHHRECVEKKLTDMREKSAAKDKELKKNEKLLQQIEAKATRSYQKDIATAHEVAKANGAPEDGTRDWVLDAASGYYYNQINGLHYDSKSGFYYSDSIGRWVTQDEAYAAVKTSSDKDTKVPLVKKPVLSSEAGPSVAKPPGRVVSATLNPKRNVKGAASSVEIGNNNKRKRIDDKPKKAVSAEEKAALRAREAARKRVENREKSLLGLYNRPF, via the exons ATGACTGAG taTTGGGTAAGTCAAGGGAAGAAGTGGTGCGAGTTCTGCAAGATCTGGACCCAGAACAACGCGACAAGTATCAGAAACCATGAGCTCGGTAAGCACCACCGCGAATGCGTCGAGAAGAAGCTCACAGACATGCGTGAGAAGAGCGCTGCCAAGGACAAAGAGCTCAAGAAGAACGAGAAACTCCTTCAACAGATCGAAGCT AAAGCAACTCGTAGCTATCAGAAAGACATTGCAACTGCTCATGAAGTTGCTAAAGCTAACGGTGCTCCTGAGGATGGTACACGTG ATTGGGTTCTTGACGCTGCTTCGGGATATTATTACAACCAGATCAATGGTCTCCACTATGACTCAAAGTCTGGATTCTATTACAGTGACTCAATAG GACGATGGGTGACACAAGACGAGGCTTACGCCGCGGTCAAAACTTCATCAGATAAAGACACGAAAGTGCCTCTCGTTAAAAAGCCTGTGCTTTCTTCAGAAGCTGGACCGAGTGTGGCGAAACCGCCTGGGCGGGTTGTCTCGGCTACTCTAAACCCGAAAAGAAATGTGAAAGGAGCTGCCTCGTCTGTTGAGATTggcaacaacaacaagagaAAGAGAATAGATGATAAACCGAAGAAAGCAGTATCTGCAGAAGAGAAAGCTGCGTTGAGGGCGAGGGAAGCTGCTAGGAAACGAGtcgaaaacagagaaaaatcatTGCTTGGCCTTTACAACAGACCCTTTTGA
- the LOC103871385 gene encoding cyclin-dependent kinase inhibitor 7 isoform X2, producing MNEMSERDSKETSFEGSSIKRMRLDDGDDSAEETTVSSSSSSSLSYSAASDSEDEDHRSSSAIDTSLPFLDLEQISETEVSSLITISFRAQGSPSSEMDSATTTKTERQEKKAKAPPTQAELDDFFSAAERGQQKRFSDKYNYDIVNDTPLEGRYEWVSLKP from the exons atgaACGAGATGAGCGAGAGAGATTCTAAAGAGACTAGCTTTGAAGGATCTAGCATCAAGAGGATGAGACTCGATGATGGTGATGACTCAGCTGAAGAGACAacggtttcttcttcttcttcttcttctctgtcttACTCCGCCGCTTCAGATTCTGAAGATGAAGATCATCGGAGCTCAAGCGCCATAGATACTTCTCTGCCATTTTTAGATCTCGAG CAAATCTCCGAAACCGAAGTATCGTCATTAATCACCATCAGTTTCAG AGCACAAGGAAGTCCATCGAGCGAAATGGACTCGGCCACGACGACCAAGACGGAGAGGCAAGAGAAGAAGGCAAAAGCACCACCGACGCAGGCTGAGCTTGACGACTTCTTCTCCGCCGCGGAGAGAGGCCAACAGAAACGATTCTCGGacaa GTACAACTACGATATCGTTAATGATACGCCGCTTGAAGGTCGCTACGAGTGGGTTAGTCTCAAGCCTTAA
- the LOC103871386 gene encoding presequence protease 2, chloroplastic/mitochondrial — MLLRSLTRSSSNASTSLFFRLFPRSYFSRSSPATGRNIRRLSAAGTGSELFLRRGLRLLPAAASGCLSGQFSLAVSTQTATSYPGQDEAEKLGFEKSREEFISECKSKAVLFRHKKTGCEVMSVSNDDENKVFGVVFRTPPKDSTGIPHILEHSVLCGSRKYPLKEPFVELLKGSLYTFLNAFTYPDRTCYPVASTNTKDFYNLVDVYLDAVFFPKCVDDVHTFQQEGWHYELNHPSEDISYKGVVFNEMKGVYSQPDNILGRITQQALCPENTYGVDSGGDPKDIPKLTFDKFKEFHRQYYHPSNARIWFYGDDDPVQRLKVLSEYLDMFDASPARDSSKVEPQKLFSGPRRIVEKYPAGGDGDLKKKHMVCLNWLLSEKPLDLQTQLALGFLDHLMLGTPASPLRKILLESGLGEALVNSGVEDELLQPQFSVGLKGVSDDKVQKVEELIMSTLRKLADEGFDTDAVEASMNTIEFSMRENNTGSSPRGLSLMLQSIGKWIYDMDPFEPLKYEEPLKTLKARIAEEGSKAVFSPLIEKFILNNPHCVTIEMQPDLEKASQEEVEEKNILQKVKASMTDEELAELARATEELRLKQETPDSPEALKCVPSLNLRDIPKKPTYVPTEVGDINGVKVLRHDLFTNDILYTEVVFDMGSLRHALLPLVPLFCQSLLEMGTQDMSFVQLNQLIGRKTGGITVYPFTSSVWGSDVPCSKIIVRGKSMVGRAEDLFNLMNCVLQEVRFTDKQRFKQFISQSRAGMENRLRGSGQGIAAARMDAMLNAAGWMSEQMNGLSYIEFLHTLEQKVDQDWEGISSSLEEIRTSLLSKNGCIVNMTADGKSLTSTEKFVGKFLDSLPEKPSSGQVTWDARLPLRNEAIVIPTQVNYVGKAGNIYSSGYKLDGSSYVISKHIGNTWLWDRVRVSGGAYGGFCDFDSHSGVFSFLSYRDPNLLKTLDIYDGTGDFLRCLDVDEDTLTKAVIGTIGDVDSYQLPDAKGYSSLLRHLLNVTDEERQIRREEILSTSLKDFKEFAEAVDSVRDKGVAVAVASQEDIDAANKERSDFFEVKKAL; from the exons ATGCTCCTCCGATCATTAACTCGTTCCTCCTCCAATGCCTCCACCTCTCTCTTCTTCCGTCTTTTCCCTCGCTCCTACTTCTCTCGCTCTTCTCCAGCGACAGGCCGCAACATTCGCCGGCTATCAGCTGCTGGAACTGGAAGCGAGCTCTTTCTACGCCGTGGTTTAAGGCTGCTCCCCGCCGCCGCGAGTGGCTGTCTCAGTGGGCAGTTCTCTCTCGCCGTCTCTACACAAACCGCAACTTCTTATCCCG GTCAGGATGAAGCTGAGAAGCTTGGATTTGAGAAATCGCGGGAAGAGTTCATCTCAGAGTGCAAATCCAAGGCTGTTCTCTTCAGACACAAGAAGACCGGTTGCGAAGTCATGTCTGTTTCAAACGATGATGAGAACAAGGTCTTTGGCGTCGTTTTCAGGACTCCTCC GAAGGATTCCACTGGCATTCCTCACATACTGGAACATAGCGTATTATGCGGTTCAAGAAAGTACCCTCTTAAAGAGCCATTTGTGGAGTTATTGAAAGGGAGCTTGTATACTTTCCTAAATGCATTCACATATCCTGATAGGACTTGCTACCCTGTTGCTTCCACAAATACAAAG GATTTCTACAATCTTGTCGATGTATACTTGGACGCTGTGTTTTTCCCCAAGTGCGTGGACGATGTTCACACTTTTCAGCAGGAGGGTTGGCACTATGAGCTTAATCATCCTTCTGAAGACATTTCTTACAAAG GGGTTGTTTTTAATGAGATGAAAGGTGTCTATTCACAGCCTGATAATATACTAGGGCGGATTACTCAACAG GCCTTATGCCCAGAAAATACATACGGTGTTGACAGTGGAGGTGATCCAAAGGACATCCCGAAGCTTACATTCGATAAATTTAAG GAGTTCCACCGTCAGTATTATCACCCGAGCAATGCCAGAATATGGTTCTACGGAGATGATGATCCAGTTCAACGCCTCAAAGTCCTGAGTG AATATTTGGACATGTTTGATGCAAGCCCAGCTCGAGATAGCTCAAAGGTTGAACCACAGAAGCTATTCTCTGGGCCTCGCAGAATCGTCGAAAAATATCCTGCTGGTGGAGATGGTGACCTTAAGAAGAAGCATATGGTGTGCCTCAACTGGCTACTCTCTGAAAAGCCACTGGACTTACAAACTCAGCTCGCGCTTGGATTCTTAGATCACCTAATGCTTGGGACTCCTGCTTCGCCATTGAGAAAAATCTTGTTGGAGAGCGGATTAGGAGAAGCTCTTGTCAACAGTGGGGTGGAAGACGAACTTCTCCAGCCCCAGTTCAGTGTTGGTTTGAAAGGTGTTTCCGATGATAAGGTACAAAAGGTTGAAGAGCTGATCATGAGTACTCTGAGAAAATTGGCAGATGAGGGGTTTGACACTGATGCTGTTGAGGCATCCATGAACACCATTGAGTTTTCTATGAGAGAAAACAATACAGGGTCGTCCCCTCGTGGTTTATCACTTATGCTCCAATCAATT GGGAAATGGATATACGACATGGATCCTTTTGAGCCATTAAAGTATGAGGAACCATTGAAGACCTTGAAAGCTAGAATAGCTGAGGAAGGATCCAAGGCTGTCTTTTCCCCGCTGATAGAGAAGTTCATTTTGAACAACCCTCACTGTGTTACCATCGAGATGCAGCCTGATCTAGAAAAGGCTTCTCAAGAGGAAGTGGAGGAGAAAAATATTCTGCAAAAAGTTAAAGCAAGTATGACAGACGAGGAGCTTGCAGAACTAGCGCGTGCCACAGAGGAGTTGAGATTGAAGCAAGAGACTCCTGACTCTCCCGAAGCACTGAAATGCGTTCCAAGTTTAAATTTGAGGGACATTCCAAAGAAACCTACATATGTTCCCACTGAG GTTGGAGATATTAATGGCGTGAAGGTCTTGCGGCATGATCTTTTTACAAATGATATACTATACACTGAAGTAGTCTTTGATATGGGCTCACTGAGGCATGCGCTTCTTCCGCTAGTACCCCTCTTCTG TCAATCTTTACTGGAGATGGGCACGCAAGATATGAGTTTTGTACAGCTTAATCAGTTGATTGGAAGGAAAACTGGAGGGATAACAGTTTATCCCTTTACATCCTCTGTCTGGGGCAGTGATGTTCCATGTAGCAAAATTATTGTCCGTGGAAAATCCATGGTTGGACGGGCTGAAGACCTTTTTAACCTG ATGAACTGTGTGCTGCAAGAAGTTCGATTTACAGATAAACAGCGGTTTAAACAATTCATCTCCCAGAGTAGAGCAGGGATGGAG AACCGATTGAGAGGAAGTGGTCAAGGAATCGCTGCTGCGAGGATGGACGCAATGTTGAACGCTGCTGGATGGATGTCTGAACAGATGAATGGTCTCAG TTACATTGAGTTTCTACATACTCTGGAACAGAAGGTGGATCAAGACTGGGAAGGGATCTCATCCTCACTTGAAGAAATCAGAACGTCTCTCCTTTCTAAGAATGGTTGCATAGTCAATATGACTGCTGATGGGAAGTCCCTCACAAGCACGGAGAAATTTGTTGGGAAGTTCCTTGATTCACTCCCTGAAAAGCCTTCTAGTGGACAAGTTACTTGGGATGCACGGCTTCCTCTGAGAAATGAAGCTATTGTAATACCAACTCAG GTGAACTATGTGGGGAAAGCAGGTAATATATACAGCAGTGGATATAAGCTTGATGGGAGTTCATATGTTATATCAAAGCATATTGGTAACACATGGTTATGGGACCGTGTTCGTGTAAGTGGTGGTGCATATGGAGGTTTCTGTGATTTTGATTCACATTCAG GAGTGTTTTCGTTCTTGTCTTACCGTGACCCCAACTTACTGAAGACACTAGACATATATGATGGAACTGGAGACTTCTTACGTTGCCTTGACGTCGATGAAGACACCCTTACTAAAGCAGTTATTGGGACAATTGGGGACGTTGATTCGTACCAGCTCCCTGATGCCAAAGGTTATAGCAG TTTGTTGAGGCATTTGCTTAATGTAACTGACGAAGAGAGGCAAATAAGGCGTGAAGAGATATTATCAACAAG TTTGAAGGACTTTAAGGAATTTGCAGAGGCGGTAGACTCTGTTAGAGATAAAGGTGTTGCAGTGGCCGTGGCATCACAAGAAGACATTGATGCAGCAAACAAAGAACGCTCAGATTTTTTCGAAGTGAAGAAAGCTCTATGA
- the LOC103871385 gene encoding cyclin-dependent kinase inhibitor 7 isoform X1 codes for MNEMSERDSKETSFEGSSIKRMRLDDGDDSAEETTVSSSSSSSLSYSAASDSEDEDHRSSSAIDTSLPFLDLEGEQQISETEVSSLITISFRAQGSPSSEMDSATTTKTERQEKKAKAPPTQAELDDFFSAAERGQQKRFSDKYNYDIVNDTPLEGRYEWVSLKP; via the exons atgaACGAGATGAGCGAGAGAGATTCTAAAGAGACTAGCTTTGAAGGATCTAGCATCAAGAGGATGAGACTCGATGATGGTGATGACTCAGCTGAAGAGACAacggtttcttcttcttcttcttcttctctgtcttACTCCGCCGCTTCAGATTCTGAAGATGAAGATCATCGGAGCTCAAGCGCCATAGATACTTCTCTGCCATTTTTAGATCTCGAG GGTGAGCAGCAAATCTCCGAAACCGAAGTATCGTCATTAATCACCATCAGTTTCAG AGCACAAGGAAGTCCATCGAGCGAAATGGACTCGGCCACGACGACCAAGACGGAGAGGCAAGAGAAGAAGGCAAAAGCACCACCGACGCAGGCTGAGCTTGACGACTTCTTCTCCGCCGCGGAGAGAGGCCAACAGAAACGATTCTCGGacaa GTACAACTACGATATCGTTAATGATACGCCGCTTGAAGGTCGCTACGAGTGGGTTAGTCTCAAGCCTTAA
- the LOC103871384 gene encoding polyadenylate-binding protein RBP47A, translating into MQTTNNGPDSSSAATTPPLQQSTPPPQQQQHQQQWQQQQQWMAMMQHPAAMAMMQQQQMMMYPHQYAPYGQGHYQHPQFQYAAYQQQQQQNHQQRGGSGGDDVKTLWVGDLLHWMDETYLHTCFSHTNEVSSVKVIRNKQTSQSEGYGFVEFLSRSAAEEVLQSYSGVTMPNAEQPFRLNWASFSTGEKRASENGGPDLSIFVGDLAPDVTDATLLETFAGYQSVKGAKVVIDSNTGRSKGYGFVRFGDENERSRALTEMNGAFCSSRQMRVGIATPKRAAAYGQQNGSQALTLAGGHGGNGSMSDGDSNNSTIFVGGLDADVTEEDLMQPFSQFGEVVSVKIPVGKGCGFVQFGNRQSAEEAIGSLNGTVIGKNTVRLSWGRSPNRQWRGDSGHQWNGGYSRGQGYNNNGYANQESNMYATEAAAVPGAS; encoded by the exons atgcAGACGACAAACAACGGTCCCGATTCGTCATCAGCCGCAACAACCCCACCGTTGCAGCAATCCACTCCACCACCtcagcagcagcagcaccaaCAACAGTGGCAACAACAGCAACAATGGATGGCGATGATGCAGCACCCTGCGGCTATGGCGATGATGCAGCAGCAACAGATGATGATGTACCCTCACCAGTACGCTCCCTACGGTCAAGGTCACTACCAGCATCCTCAGTTTCAATACGCTGCGtatcagcagcagcagcagcagaatCACCAGCAGCGTGGTGGATCTGGTGGAGATGATGTGAAGACTCTCTGGGTTGGTGATCTTCTTCATTGGATGGATGAGACTTATCTCCATACCTGTTTCTCTCACACCAACGAG GTTTCATCTGTGAAAGTTATACGAAACAAGCAAACTTCTCAGTCAGAAGGATACGGTTTTGTCGAGTTCCTTTCACGTTCAGCAGCTGAAGAAGTTCTTCAGAGCTATAGCGGTGTAACCATGCCCAACGCAGAGCAGCCCTTCCGTCTAAACTGGGCGTCTTTCAGCACCGGTGAGAAGAGAGCATCAGAGAACGGCGGTCCTGACCTGTCTATATTCGTAGGAGATTTGGCTCCAGATGTCACTGATGCTACACTGCTCGAGACTTTCGCTGGTTATCAGTCTGTTAAAGGTGCAAAAGTTGTGATTGATTCCAACACTGGTCGGTCCAAAGGCTATGGGTTTGTGAGGTTTGGTGATGAGAACGAGAGGTCAAGGGCGTTGACTGAGATGAATGGTGCTTTCTGCTCGAGCAGGCAGATGCGTGTTGGTATTGCAACTCCTAAAAGAGCTGCTGCTTATGGTCAACAAAATGGTTCACAAG CTCTGACACTTGCTGGTGGACATGGAGGAAATGGTTCCATGTCTGATGGGGACTCAAATAACTCAACA ATATTTGTTGGTGGACTTGATGCTGATGTTACTGAAGAAGACCTCATGCAACCTTTCTCCCAGTTCGGGGAGGTTGTTTCGGTGAAGATCCCAGTAGGAAAAGGATGCGGTTTTGTCCAATTTGGTAACAG GCAGAGTGCTGAGGAAGCCATCGGAAGCTTGAACGGGACAGTCATTGGGAAAAACACTGTCCGGCTATCTTGGGGAAGAAGCCCAAACAGACAG TGGAGAGGAGACTCGGGCCACCAATGGAACGGAGGATACTCAAGAGGACAAGGTTACAACAACAACGGATATGCTAACCAGGAGTCAAACATGTATGCTACTGAAGCTGCTGCTGTCCCTGGAGCTTCTTAA
- the LOC103871382 gene encoding pre-rRNA-processing protein TSR1 homolog, producing MGRSRVQVNKAHKTRFSSKSSRNLHRTSLQDGGRIGKAEGSHVKGARAARLQRGKMLREQKRAAVLKEKRASGGSTSAPRVIVLFPLSASVDLNSLGDDVLKLLSNGDGSCSTVASSEYKLRATVLKAPHGDLLTCMEMAKVADLMAFVVSANSPWEENVSSFIDSFGSQCLSVLRSIGLPSTTVLIRDLPSELKKKNELKKMCASQLASEFPEDCKFYPADTRDELHKFMWLFKAQRLTVPHWRTQRPYVVTEKVGMVVANESSGKCTLLLSGYLRARKLSVNQLVHVSGVGDFQLSELEVLKDPFPLNERKKQNSMELDDSHDEEVLRSLHPDPMKQEPLVAENTPDPLAGEQTWPTEAEMAEADRNQKQGKLKKRTLPRGMSEYQAAWIVDEIDEEDSDNGDSDDDGMVLDKQEDHFSNQDQDFEDDKETLRDVDNETYNDSEMMDDENLTREQYEDQMKKIKEAHAEDEEFPDEVETPIDQPARKRFAKYRGLKSFRTSSWDPNESLPQDYARIFAFDNLARTQKLVLKQALKMEEESRDDCVPTGSYVRLHIKEVPLVAASKLSSLVSSKPVIAFGLLQHESKMSVLHFSVKKYDGYEDPIKTKEELMFHVGFRQFVARPVFSTDNFSSDKHKMERFLHPGRFSLASVYGPISFPSLPLVVLKISEGSDAPAVAALGSLKSIEPNKIILKKIILTGYPQRVSKMKASVRYMFHNPEDVRWFKPVEVWSKCGRRGRVKEPVGTHGAMKCIFNGVVQQHDVVCMNLYKRAYPKWPERMYPQLL from the exons ATGGGGCGCTCTCGAGTTCAAGTCAATAAGGCTCACAAGACTCGCTTCTCCTCCAAATCTTCTCGAAATCTCCACAGAACCTCCCTTCAAG ATGGCGGCCGGATTGGTAAAGCGGAGGGGAGCCATGTCAAAGGTGCTAGAGCTGCTCGTCTTCAGCGTGGcaagatg CTCAGAGAGCAGAAGAGAGCAGCGGttttgaaggagaagagagcttCAGGAGGATCAACCAGTGCTCCTCGTGTTATC GTCTTGTTTCCTCTTTCTGCTTCTGTGGATTTGAATTCACTTGGTGATGACGTCTTAAAGCTGTTATCTAATGGTGATGGTTCTTGTTCAACAGTTGCATCTTCTGAGTATAAGCTAAGAGCAACT GTGTTGAAGGCGCCTCACGGGGATCTTCTGACATGCATGGAAATGGCTAAG GTTGCTGATTTGATGGCTTTTGTTGTATCTGCAAACTCCCCATGGGAAGAGAATGTATCTAGCTTCATAGACTCATTCGGAAGTCAGTGCCTTTCTGTGCTTAGATCTATTGGTCTACCTAGCACCACTGTGTTGATTCGT GATTTACCCAGTgagttgaaaaagaaaaatgagcTGAAAAAGATGTGTGCCTCGCAACTGGCTTCTGAATTTCCTGAGGATTGTAAGTTTTATCCAGCAGATACCAGAGATGAGTTGCATAAG ttcATGTGGTTATTCAAGGCACAAAGGCTTACTGTGCCTCATTGGAGAACTCAACGGCCATATGTTGTGACTGAGAAG GTTGGGATGGTAGTAGCTAATGAAAGCTCAGGAAAATGCACTCTACTTCTCTCTGGTTACTTGCGTGCTCGCAAACTATCTGTAAATCAGCTG GTCCATGTTTCTGGCGTCGGTGATTTTCAGCTCTCAGAACTTGAAGTCCTGAAGGACCCATTTCCATTGAATGAAAGGAAAAAACAGAATTCCATGGAACTGGATGATTCACATGATGAAGAG GTATTGAGGTCTCTGCATCCTGATCCCATGAAACAAGAGCCTTTAGTAGCTGAAAACACTCCAGATCCTTTAGCAGGGGAACAG ACATGGCCAACTGAGGCAGAGATGGCTGAGGCGGACAGAAATCAGAAGCAGGGAAAGCTAAAGAAGAGGACTTTGCCACGAGGGATGTCAGAATATCAG GCTGCTTGGATTGTCGATGAAATAGATGAAGAGGATTCTGATAATGGTGATTCCGATGATGATGGTATGGTGTTGGATAAACAAGAGGATCACTTCTCCAATCAAGACCAAGATTTTGAGGACGATAAAGAAACACTGCGGGATGTGGATAATGAAACTTATAACGACTCCGAGATGATG GATGATGAAAACTTGACAAGGGAGCAGTATGAGGATcaaatgaagaaaataaaagaggCACATGCCGAGGATGAGG AATTTCCTGATGAAGTAGAGACTCCCATTGATCAGCCTGCAAGAAAACGTTTTGCAAAGTATAGGGGTCTCAAATCCTTCAGAACGTCATCGTGGGATCCAAAT GAGTCTCTACCTCAGGACTATGCCAGAATCTTTGCTTTTGATAATCTCGCAAGGACTCAAAAGCTTGTACTCAAGCAAGCCCTGAAGATGGAAGAAGAAAGCAGAGATGATTGTGTACCCACTGGCTCATATGTACGGCTGCATATTAAGGAAGTGCCTCTTGTTGCTGCCTCTAAACTATCCTCCCTTGTGAGCTCGAAACCCGTTATAGCATTTGGGCTTTTACAGCATGAATCCAAGATGTCGGTTCTGCACTTTAG CGTTAAGAAGTATGATGGTTATGAAGATCCTATCAAAACTAAAGAAGAACTTATGTTCCATGTTGGTTTCCGCCAATTCGTTGCAAG ACCAGTGTTTTCAACCGACAATTTCAGCTCAGACAAGCACAAGATGGAGCGGTTTCTGCACCCGGGGCGTTTCTCATTGGCTTCAGTATACGGCCCGATATCTTTCCCGTCACTTCCTTTGGTAGTTCTGAAGATTTCTGAAGGGTCGGATGCTCCTGCCGTTGCTGCTCTTGGTTCCTTGAAAAGCATTGAACCCAACAAAATAATCTTAAAGAAGATAATATTAACTGG GTATCCTCAGAGAGTATCAAAGATGAAAGCATCAGTGAGATATATGTTCCATAACCCGGAAGACGTGAGATGGTTTAAG CCTGTAGAAGTGTGGTCTAAATGTGGGCGTCGTGGTCGCGTGAAGGAGCCCGTGGGTACACATG GGGCAATGAAATGCATATTCAATGGAGTGGTGCAGCAACATGACGTCGTGTGCATGAACTTGTACAAGCGTGCTTATCCCAAATGGCCCGAGCGTATGTACCCACAGCTTCTCTAA
- the LOC117125862 gene encoding B3 domain-containing protein At1g43171-like, giving the protein MIIDALYPIDTVEPIHPAMIITKQLTNTDYVQNMVLPREQIESVLAVMDGVTDEGLRNGKEVDVYDATEEDEYKVTIKRFNDDTKYVFGKGWSTMKYSLDLEEGQELKLY; this is encoded by the coding sequence ATGATCATTGATGCTTTATATCCTATTGATACTGTCGAACCCATCCATCCTGCTATGATTATAACAAAACAACTGACAAACACTGATTATGTACAAAATATGGTATTACCGAGAGAACAAATTGAGTCAGTTCTCGCGGTGATGGATGGTGTTACAGATGAGGGTTTAAGAAACGGTAAGGAAGTGGATGTTTATGATGCAACGGAAGAAGACGAATACAAAGTCACCATAAAGCGTTTTAACGACGACACCAAATATGTTTTTGGAAAAGGTTGGAGTACAATGAAGTATTCTTTGGATCTCGAAGAAGGCCAAGAACTGAAGCTCTACTAG